A part of Melittangium boletus DSM 14713 genomic DNA contains:
- a CDS encoding SDR family NAD(P)-dependent oxidoreductase has translation MDLELKGKTALVTGSSRGIGRAIALGLAREGVKVCLSARGAEGLEAVASELRAAGADVALVAGDVATPEGAQAAVEMAVRSFGALDILVNNVGGSGGAGAFDVASAAQWKDVVDRNLLSTVWCSQHAVEHMKTRGGGCIVHINSIFGREYATSAPYTAAKAAVTALTKEMAVDLARHRIRVNGVAPGAIFFPGGSWDRRRQKDPEKVEKMVREEFPWGRFGTPEEVAEVVVFLCSERARWVTGATVPVDGAQGRAF, from the coding sequence ATGGACCTGGAACTCAAAGGCAAGACGGCACTCGTGACGGGCAGCAGCCGGGGCATCGGACGGGCCATCGCCCTGGGCCTGGCGCGCGAGGGCGTGAAGGTGTGTTTGAGCGCTCGCGGGGCGGAGGGCTTGGAGGCGGTGGCGTCGGAGCTGCGCGCGGCTGGCGCGGACGTGGCCCTGGTGGCGGGAGACGTGGCCACGCCCGAGGGAGCCCAGGCCGCGGTGGAGATGGCGGTGCGCTCCTTCGGCGCGCTCGACATCCTCGTCAACAACGTGGGTGGCAGCGGAGGGGCGGGGGCCTTCGACGTGGCCAGTGCCGCGCAGTGGAAGGACGTGGTGGACCGCAACCTGCTGTCCACGGTGTGGTGCAGCCAGCACGCGGTGGAGCACATGAAGACGCGCGGCGGCGGTTGCATCGTGCACATCAACTCCATCTTCGGCCGGGAGTACGCCACCAGCGCGCCCTATACGGCGGCCAAGGCGGCGGTGACCGCGCTCACCAAGGAGATGGCCGTGGACCTGGCGCGCCACCGCATCCGCGTCAACGGCGTGGCTCCGGGCGCCATCTTCTTTCCGGGCGGGAGCTGGGACCGTCGGCGCCAGAAGGACCCCGAGAAGGTGGAGAAGATGGTGCGCGAGGAGTTCCCCTGGGGCCGTTTCGGCACGCCCGAGGAGGTGGCCGAGGTGGTCGTCTTCCTCTGCTCCGAGCGCGCCCGCTGGGTCACCGGCGCCACCGTGCCCGTGGATGGAGCCCAGGGCCGGGCGTTCTGA
- a CDS encoding peptidylprolyl isomerase has protein sequence MRSLIASACGVLLLLASSSLAAAPKAAQAPSGKVNVILKTEKGEIELELDAARAPNTVRNFLHYVDAGLFSAGVFHRTVTPDNQPDNAVKIEVIQGGIAPGKASEQRPPVALERTSVTGLKHLEGTVSMARDTPDSAMSDFFICVGDQPELDFGGKRNPDGQGFAAFGRVVRGMDVVRAIQKAPAKGQRLTPPIRILSATRKG, from the coding sequence ATGCGCTCCCTGATCGCGTCCGCCTGTGGTGTCCTGCTGCTCCTCGCGTCTTCCTCCCTCGCCGCCGCGCCAAAGGCGGCCCAGGCGCCATCGGGCAAGGTGAACGTGATCCTCAAGACCGAGAAGGGCGAGATCGAACTGGAACTGGACGCGGCGCGGGCTCCGAACACGGTCCGCAACTTCCTGCACTACGTGGACGCGGGCCTGTTCTCCGCGGGCGTCTTCCACCGCACCGTGACGCCCGACAACCAGCCGGACAACGCCGTGAAGATCGAGGTCATCCAGGGTGGCATCGCTCCTGGGAAGGCCTCCGAACAGCGCCCGCCCGTGGCCTTGGAGCGCACGAGCGTGACCGGGCTCAAGCACCTGGAGGGCACGGTGTCGATGGCGCGCGACACGCCCGACTCGGCGATGTCCGACTTCTTCATCTGCGTGGGCGACCAGCCCGAGCTGGACTTCGGTGGCAAGCGCAACCCGGATGGTCAGGGCTTCGCCGCCTTCGGCCGGGTGGTGCGCGGCATGGACGTGGTGCGCGCCATCCAAAAGGCTCCGGCGAAGGGACAGCGGCTCACTCCACCCATCCGGATTCTCAGCGCCACGCGGAAGGGCTGA
- a CDS encoding MlaD family protein: MSVFTNTSKDRRLALRVGAFMVMALVLAGLVVMLIGQETHLFEKQVLYRTYFAGVDGLSEHSPVWLNGLEVGRVDGVGFPTAPGEKRMEVRLKLGAEYASRIRADSVAQLSSMGVLGDKAVNITLGSLDQPPLAENGVIPSEGGGDVAAMLRGASKVLEDAVVVSATLRKAAEAYADPAMAQDVAAGVRSLRHLIEEVEKGDGLLHALIYDKDTGREVRTLVANASRTAMRMDRAVARVDSLLGEVEHGQGTAHALIYGQDGVNALKELGSAAGQLAGLLEDAKTNPDGAVHQLVYGSAGNMLSDLGSAAADIKQITAMVARGEGSLGGILKDPTVYEDLRQVVGNVKRNRLMRALVRFAIDNNDNVQYVGRPLSPQDAAARQAIGGSGPEPTLVPLPVPSGKNP; the protein is encoded by the coding sequence GTGAGTGTGTTCACCAATACTTCCAAGGATCGACGTCTGGCGCTGCGGGTGGGCGCCTTCATGGTGATGGCGCTGGTGCTGGCCGGACTCGTCGTCATGCTCATCGGCCAGGAGACGCACCTGTTCGAGAAACAGGTCCTCTACCGCACCTACTTCGCGGGCGTGGATGGGCTGTCCGAGCATTCTCCCGTCTGGCTCAATGGCCTGGAGGTGGGCCGCGTGGACGGCGTGGGTTTTCCCACCGCGCCCGGAGAGAAGCGCATGGAGGTCCGCCTGAAGCTGGGCGCCGAGTACGCCTCCCGCATCCGCGCCGACTCCGTGGCCCAGCTCTCCAGCATGGGGGTGCTCGGAGACAAGGCGGTGAACATCACGCTCGGCTCCCTGGACCAGCCCCCGCTGGCCGAGAACGGGGTGATTCCCAGCGAGGGCGGCGGGGACGTGGCCGCGATGCTGAGGGGCGCTTCCAAGGTGCTCGAGGACGCCGTGGTGGTGAGCGCCACGCTGCGCAAGGCCGCCGAGGCCTACGCGGACCCCGCCATGGCCCAGGACGTGGCCGCCGGCGTGCGCAGCCTCCGCCATCTGATCGAGGAGGTGGAGAAGGGCGACGGTCTCCTCCACGCCCTCATCTATGACAAGGATACCGGCAGGGAAGTGCGCACCCTCGTGGCCAATGCCTCCCGCACCGCCATGCGCATGGACCGGGCCGTCGCCCGCGTGGATTCCCTGCTCGGCGAGGTCGAGCACGGCCAGGGCACCGCCCATGCGCTCATCTACGGCCAGGATGGCGTCAACGCCCTCAAGGAACTGGGCTCCGCGGCCGGACAGCTCGCCGGACTGCTTGAGGACGCCAAGACGAATCCCGATGGCGCCGTGCACCAGCTCGTCTACGGCAGCGCGGGCAACATGCTGTCGGACCTGGGCAGCGCCGCCGCGGACATCAAGCAGATCACCGCCATGGTGGCTCGCGGCGAGGGCTCGCTCGGCGGAATCCTCAAGGATCCCACCGTCTACGAGGACCTGCGGCAGGTCGTGGGCAACGTGAAGCGCAACCGCTTGATGCGCGCGCTCGTGCGCTTCGCGATCGACAACAACGACAACGTCCAGTACGTGGGCCGGCCCCTCTCGCCCCAGGACGCGGCGGCTCGACAGGCCATCGGTGGCTCGGGCCCGGAGCCGACCCTCGTGCCCCTGCCAGTGCCCTCGGGTAAGAATCCCTAG
- a CDS encoding ABC transporter ATP-binding protein codes for MFSRPSPRLRFHPPQPGEELIRFEHLRKAFGPKRVYDDVRLSVHAGETLTVIGGSGTGKSVLLKCLIGLLRQDSGRILFQGQDLSDFREEDFIALRRHVAMVFQGAALFDSLSVGENIAYPLHEHFPDMTPAQVRERVAEKLALVGLPDTEHLKPADLSGGMRKRVGLARAIATNPEVILWDEPTTGLDPVTTETINQLILDMQRQLGCTSIVVTHDMMSAFTVSDRIAMLAHRRIVQVGTPEEMKRSSVPEVRAFLDARKQELEREAAP; via the coding sequence ATGTTCTCGCGCCCCTCGCCGCGTCTGCGCTTCCACCCTCCCCAGCCCGGGGAAGAGCTCATCCGCTTCGAACACCTGCGCAAGGCCTTCGGCCCCAAGCGCGTCTATGACGACGTGCGGCTGTCCGTTCACGCCGGGGAGACCCTCACGGTCATCGGCGGCTCGGGCACGGGCAAGAGCGTGCTGCTCAAGTGTCTCATCGGCCTGCTGCGCCAGGACTCCGGACGCATCCTCTTCCAGGGGCAGGACCTCTCCGACTTCCGAGAGGAGGACTTCATCGCCCTGCGCCGGCACGTGGCCATGGTGTTCCAGGGCGCGGCCTTGTTCGACTCGCTCTCCGTGGGCGAGAACATCGCCTACCCGCTGCACGAGCACTTCCCGGACATGACGCCCGCCCAGGTGCGCGAGCGCGTGGCGGAGAAGCTCGCCCTCGTGGGCCTGCCCGACACCGAGCACCTCAAGCCCGCGGACCTGTCCGGCGGCATGCGCAAGCGCGTGGGGCTCGCGCGCGCCATCGCCACCAACCCCGAGGTCATCCTCTGGGACGAGCCCACGACGGGGTTGGATCCCGTCACCACCGAGACCATCAACCAGCTCATCCTGGACATGCAGCGGCAGCTCGGCTGCACGTCCATCGTGGTCACCCACGACATGATGAGCGCGTTCACGGTCTCGGATCGCATCGCCATGTTGGCCCATCGCAGGATCGTCCAGGTGGGCACCCCCGAGGAGATGAAGCGCTCCTCGGTGCCCGAGGTCCGTGCCTTTCTGGACGCGCGCAAACAGGAGTTGGAGCGGGAGGCGGCGCCGTGA
- a CDS encoding MlaE family ABC transporter permease, whose protein sequence is MKERMERLGSIALMTGQVFTRALSPPYSGSAFIYQLEALGVRSLPIALLTATFAGLVISLQFGFFLARFGVQYTVGRVVVLTLFRELSPVLIALTVGARVGSGIAAELGSMTVTEQVDAIRALGADPLRKLVVPRVLACFVLAPALTVLADVIGMVAGALVVNVQYGIGFNLFFKGALDVILMSDFLSGVFKGFVFGGIIGIVGCFKGLTVQNGTEGVGRATTETVAITSVTVCLADFFITKLTLSL, encoded by the coding sequence ATGAAGGAGCGCATGGAGCGCCTGGGGTCCATCGCGCTGATGACGGGCCAGGTGTTCACCCGCGCCTTGAGCCCGCCCTATTCGGGCTCCGCCTTCATCTACCAACTGGAGGCGCTGGGCGTGCGCTCGCTGCCCATCGCCCTGCTCACCGCCACCTTCGCGGGGCTCGTCATCTCCTTGCAGTTCGGCTTCTTCCTGGCGCGCTTCGGCGTGCAGTACACCGTGGGCCGCGTCGTCGTGCTCACCCTGTTTCGCGAGCTGTCCCCCGTGCTCATCGCCCTCACCGTGGGCGCTCGCGTGGGCTCGGGCATCGCCGCCGAGCTGGGCAGCATGACCGTCACCGAGCAGGTCGACGCCATCCGCGCGCTCGGCGCCGACCCCTTGCGCAAGCTCGTGGTGCCGCGCGTGCTCGCCTGCTTCGTGCTCGCCCCCGCGCTCACCGTGCTCGCGGATGTCATCGGCATGGTGGCCGGCGCCCTCGTGGTCAACGTCCAGTACGGCATCGGCTTCAACCTGTTCTTCAAGGGCGCCCTGGACGTCATCCTCATGAGCGACTTCCTCTCCGGCGTCTTCAAGGGCTTCGTCTTCGGGGGAATCATCGGCATCGTGGGCTGCTTCAAGGGGCTCACCGTGCAGAACGGCACCGAGGGCGTGGGCCGCGCCACCACCGAGACCGTCGCCATCACCTCCGTCACGGTCTGCCTGGCCGACTTCTTCATCACCAAGCTCACGCTCTCCCTGTGA